The following coding sequences are from one Rhipicephalus microplus isolate Deutch F79 chromosome 3, USDA_Rmic, whole genome shotgun sequence window:
- the LOC142803029 gene encoding uncharacterized protein LOC142803029, whose amino-acid sequence MAPKKLSLNLQPPAPFNFVHPGTWPAWLSRYEDYAVVSGLTQASGDMQVRSLLYCMGPEARPLLETFSLDTASLASFQAVAASFTDHFVHPANELYESSRFHRRVQLPDESVDAYYAELCRMVKRCNYPSAEVEQRLVRDRFVVGLRDSRLLNQLCRNAKLTLKEAWMQALQSEDADKEKTLPQNCAEHSRELHLDAVRDKKFASRRRNDKRPSPPRKAERCCQPSTCEFCGRAPHPRSNCPARNSVCNFCKKKGHFAEVCRARQAKQKLGSIQIHAVGTPAAAKFVDITVDNYTAQFKVDSGAEVSTVPSDFPALPAKLDPVNSLLTGPGGQPLRVLGSYMARLRWHGKMSSQHLYVIQSLTVPLLGLPALQALEVVKFLDELQTPKATLRAELFQGLGTLKDEYTILLRPDAVPFSLSVPRRIPIPLREVVRHELDKLEEGGVIRRVDNPTPWCSGLVVRKADGSYRLCVDLTQLNKVVLRERHILPTVEQVLGLLGDATVFSKLDATASFSSG is encoded by the coding sequence ATGGCGCCGAAAAAGCTCAGCCTCAACCTCCAGCCACCCGCACCGTTCAACTTTGTGCACCCGGGAACCTGGCCAGCATGGCTCAGCCGCTACGAGGACTACGCCGTCGTTTCCGGCCTGACTCAAGCATCCGGCGACATGCAGGTACGCTCGTTGTTGTACTGCATGGGGCCGGAGGCCCGCCCACTTCTTGAGACGTTCTCGCTCGACACCGCATCACTCGCCTCATTTCAAGCGGTTGCCGCCAGCTTCACCGACCACTTCGTGCATCCGGCGAATGAACTGTACGAGTCGTCGCGTTTTCACCGGCGTGTTCAGTTACCCGACGAGAGCGTCGACGCCTACTACGCCGAACTGTGTAGAATGGTGAAGCGGTGCAACTATCCGTCAGCTGAGGTGGAGCAAAGGCTTGTACGCGATAGATTCGTCGTCGGCCTCCGCGACTCGCGCCTTTTGAACCAGCTTTGCCGGAACGCGAAGTTGACGCTCAAAGAAGCATGGATGCAGGCCCTTCAATCAGAGGAcgccgacaaagaaaaaacgttgCCTCAAAACTGCGCAGAGCACTCCCGCGAGCTACACCTCGACGCCGTACGAGATAAGAAGTTCGCCTCTCGCCGCCGCAACGATAAGCGGCCTTCGCCCCCGCGGAAAGCAGAGCGCTGCTGCCAGCCGTCAACATGTGAATTCTGCGGCCGCGCGCCACATCCACGTTCTAACTGCCCTGCTCGAAACTCCGTCTGCAACTTCTGCAAAAAGAAAGGACACTTTGCGGAAGTGTGCCGCGCGCGGCaggcgaaacagaagctcggctCCATTCAGATACATGCTGTCGGGACGCCCGCCGCGGCAAAGTTCGTCGACATCACCGTTGACAACTACACAGCGCAGTTCAAGGTCGATTCTGGAGCCGAGGTGTCCACCGTTCCGAGCGACTTCCCTGCATTGCCGGCCAAGCTCGACCCCGTCAACAGCCTGCTCACCGGACCTGGCGGTCAGCCGCTGCGCGTGCtgggttcgtacatggcgagactTCGGTGGCACGGGAAAATGAGCTCTCAGCATTTGTACGTGATCCAGTCTCTTACCGTACCTCTTCTTGGACTACCGGCGCTTCAAGCTTtggaagttgtaaagtttctcgaCGAACTTCAGACTCCGAAAGCAACATTGCGTGCTGAGCTCTTCCAGGGATTGGGCACCCTCAAGGACGAGTACACTATCCTTCTGAGACCTGACGCCGTACCCTTCTCCCTAAGTGTGCCTCGCAGGATTCCCATCCCGCTACGCGAGGTCGTCCGTCACGAGCTTGACAAACTGGAGGAAGGAGGCGTGATCCGCAGGGTCGACAACCCAACCCCGTGGTGCTCTGGTCTCGTAGTACGGAAAGCCGATGGTTCCTACCGGCTGTGCGTTGACTTGACTCAGCTGAACAAGGTTGTCCTTCGGGAACGTCACATCCTACCAACTGTAGAGCAAGTCCTTGGCCTCCTTGGCGACGCAACAGTTTTCTCCAAGCTGGATGCAACAGCCAGTTTTTCATCAGGTTAA